DNA sequence from the Acipenser ruthenus chromosome 20, fAciRut3.2 maternal haplotype, whole genome shotgun sequence genome:
gagaagacccgtcccacctccccgtccagtgagacgcggggtatgggacaggacgtagagagaggacaaggcagcaggagtaacagtgttatcaggggacagccaggtttcagtgagagcaaggaaatcgagcgagaggtgggaggcaataTATgaagatatgaaatcagctttgttagcagaagagtgacagttttactcactgacacagagacactaTCAGTCCTGTTAGGAGAAGAGCAGCAGACAGCAGGGCTCGCTGTCCtgtatgtagccacctgccacagCCTAGACACTGCACGGGGACCAAACATTACTGTTCATGGTTGATACTGTTAATATGgaaaggggtggggggtggtaatGAGGGTGGGTGTATAGGGGGAGGGAAGGGCAGAAGGAAGGGAGGGACAGGGGGGTATCTGTTTGTATTGTGTCTATTAATGTTAATTGTTTAAGTGCTTTGGCAAAACCTAATTTTATTTCGTAATGCCAATAAAGTCTTTTTGAATTTATAtttgtatagagagagagagagagagagagaggcagcattcACCTATCTACTGTATCTTTGTCTCTCTCCATGGATCCAGACGGGTCAGGTTTGACTGGTTTGAAGAGCACAGCATCGACTAGGGCTGGGGTACTCAATGGGGTATCAGTCTTGGCTGTCAGTCCAGTCACCTCTGCCACACCCCTAGTTCTGCATTCATGGAACATGGAGAATATGCAAGGAAGCAAGAAAGGGCTCTGAGTGATGAGGTTAAACAGTGGGACTGTGACAGACAGCGAGTGAatccaagtcataaatctccTTCACGATATGTGAGAGCGCTGtataacagaaacagaaacagtgtgccccggactggatgggttggcaattcattccagggaaagttggaagtcggccatctagaaagggagcggagtcacaataccagaagtcatcaccttaatgcGGTCGgcaatgtggcaatcgcggattggaggaaaagcgattgcactcgctaccgaaggcaGTAGCCAGTCGTATTATTTAGGCAaacaataaagctttgttttcaccgtgaactgttgTTGGGTTTGTTATTGAGTTTGGTATtgttgagcactgcatcacctctacactcGCGCACTGCAAATCATTTTGCCACAGGGACAAATAAAGCAACCCTCCCATTTACTGATCTGTCCCAATACTAGTTGTAGGGGAGGGGAGATGCTGTTTCCTTGTGATAAAATCGTGCTAATgctgagaatctagccctgtgtTGTATGTGCAGCCCCCTTCTTCAGATCTCCAGGCGTTTCTGTTTAACATGCACTGCTTCTTTCTCTCAAAGCGGGTTTGTTGTCCAGAGAAGTGGGTGCAGTTCAATGGAAAGTGCTACTACTTCTCAACTGATAAAATGGACTGGAAATCCAGCCGGGCTAGCTGTGTGTCAATGGGAGCAGACCTGGTGATTATAAAGAGTGAGGCAGAGCAGGTACAGTTTGACCATCATCTTTACAGAGCTCTGTTTCTAAAGCTCATGAAACACCAGCTTTCAGGAAACTGCTTTTCTGGCAGCTGTTGAAGCCTCTAGTTGACTGTGACATTTTCAAACAATTTCAAACCAAGCTGCTCAAATCAAATTAATTGAAAATGTCTCCACTCTTCCAAGCAGCTGCTGGAAAAGTGGCTGGAAGTTGCCTCGTGTTTCCTGGGTTAAGACTTCTAACCCCTGAGCTTCTAGGGTTCTGCAGGCCATTCAGCCTCCAAAGCCTCTAGACTACAGATTCTCAAACTGCACAGCAGTATAGTAAATACTGAATGTATATTGTTCTGTATCTCAGTGTCACAAGGCCTGTCTGTCACCTCAACAGTGAAAGTGAATTTTCTGGGGAGCCCCTGGGTCACCTCTGCGGACCTCCTGGGGTCCCTGTACCCCAGTTTGAGAAGCACTGGCGCCCTGCCCCTTCAACCCCAGGGTGTGCATTTAGAGTCTGTGATTGTCACTGGTCTATCACCAAACATTTCAACTGAATCAGATCACACCTGACCTGCAGGAAACCATTTGACAGCAATTTACTGCAGAACATTTTGATGTGTGTAAAATAAATCCCTGTTCATAcagttgtttgtgttttgagtGTAATAAAACCTGGGGTGTTGCCCCTCCGGTACACAATAGTGCCCTCCCACCCAAACCCTGCCCTCCTTCAATCCTGCAGAGAACACTGAGTTCACACACTGACATCATGAACACAAGACAATGTGAGCTTAATGAAACCCCCACTGCCACAGACAGGCTCTCATCCCACTTGCTGTCATttaaagcaggggttcccaaaccgTGTTCCGAGGCCCAAAGGCGGAGCGGAAGCAAGAACATTAGacgtatttttttctattaatagcgaaAAGCAGGCGCAGGCGGCAGATGTaactagaaaaataaagtgtatcaagggagtattggcggactgtcaatcaatgcagaaattcataaatcagagctaacagagtGCCtgcctgtaggcgggatgtagagcgagagctctgacagtagggcagtgttaaggtcatgtgatcgcccTGCTGGCTGATGCAAACAGTGTGTTCAGAATTTTATAAAATTACACTATCGAAACCGCGAAGCAAAGTATAAGAACAAAAAAGGCTGCTACCTTCCTTTAAAAtttcaattgatgcctatgatgaatacgttttcgtgactaattagctattaacatttaaaatattgagtactttgatatTTATTTCAAtagtaactaaatcaagttattagtCAAAGTCATATATAAATCGACctaccggtaattgatttattaaaatgtttggatatgtTGCTATTTTATTAATTACTGGCACAATCGTCTTAAAATaccgctagaatatgttttgttggaaaataataataataataataataataacgttttttCACTGATTCAGaatttcgctgcagatggatttattttcataagttttcttttggttaagtggcgcagctgcactccgatttatttatttatttatttatttatttattttggagggGGGGGAGGCGGTTGCGAGCCAACTGAATGTAATTTTGCCAGTTGTATTTGGTTGCACAGAGTAGTGGCGAAAAAAGTAGTTTATGCAAGCCTCTTCCCTCTGTATTTTGCGCATGGGTCTTTTTTTGTGCACGACAGTTCAGCGTGAAAGGTAAAGGTTGaacgttttagttacacagtgttcagaaattaggatttaagagttatgtttttgtgcacgttgtactggttttactcaaacgtgattcctgttcaggtatttatgaatgggaataataagagataTTAACttatttcttgtttgatgacgaagaaaaataactgcatttctaaaattgtcaattatacaaaggtgccTAATTTAAAAAtttgataaaaacgtctgtttagattttgcaatttattttatttactaaaattaaactgtttcgattttttttttattttcactctgtgcaTATTATATGTGATTTCcgtctttcacaatatttattcaaatgaataaaggacagtttagattaggtttatttataacgttacaggtttaaacatatacaatgtttttaatttgacattttcccaaggagtgctaatagtgggccgcagtgcctaatgcagctgaacaggtgggcctcaggtaaaaaaattTGGGAATCCCTGATTTAAAGGAAGGTTTGCTTTCTTCAAAAAGCGGGAGTGCTCTTATATTTCCACTAGGGGGCATCAGACTGGTAGATCTCCACTAGAACTGACAGGAGTATTTTCTGTTTAGAGATTCTTATTGAATGAAGCTAAAGCCCATGCAGGGAATCGCTACTGGATCGGCCTGACTGATGCTGTTACTGAAGGAGCCTGGCTCTGGGTGGACGGCACTCCTCTCAATGACAAGGCAAAGTAAGAGCTTCAATCTCATTCTGAAATCACTGCTGAGGATTAAAAGGATACAGCAGCAAACAACCTAGTCATTTTCTACTGACATTGTGTGATACTGACTGCATTGCTCCTCATCTCTTTCAGGTACTGGTACGGTAAGGAGCCTGATGACTGGAAGGAAGATGAGGACTCGTCCGGGCAGGATTGTGCAGACCTTCTGTATATGTCAGATACCCTCAAAGTCTGGTCTGATCAATCGTGCACACAGCCACCCAATAGAAGGATTTGTGAAACCATGGCAGTGATAATCCATATATAAAACCAATGTGGGTCTGTTTCACTTTCTCTCTCTATTTAGATAGCAAACAGGCTACAAAATGGATCCCACAAATTATTTACATTTCACTTTATTAAACTGTGGTATCTAAGTGTTTTTatgaaatatgtaaaacaaatacacattaaatcaAGCCAGAGCTTTTATAAAGAGTTTGTGATTCAATTGCCATTgtgattattgtttttatatttcccCTGACGTTTGcaatcatttataaaaacagatctagagaacaatgataataactcagtattggaggaacagaacaaatgttaacctataggtgaggttcagggggcggagctaggcaccaacaacctatcatctgctatcatcaattaaacctaccttatttaaacattagtcacctctacctcgctgtcttgtgtttttcgtttttggcttaaacctaagcgatttcaagacccatctacattTGCATACCTCagtaatggagtacttacagcagttgtcatcggattcagaggattcccaggattttctgtcattaacagatcattctccttcagcttcaatccagggtccatccagtctctgttttttctccccttctggtatttcagttacatctgatcaggctcctgatcaggctctcgaccaggttccagttAAAATGctgcctaccgttcctgccacccaaacatcgaatctgcggcaatccaagcgtcttcggcctcaggacgcccctccggatcgattgttttggaaggactggcccatgaataaattgataaaaaccctccttaaaaacggtaatgcgattccggcagggagtgatagagagtctcttttcattctctattgcaattcagtctcagcagaaccagtctttcctccgaaaaaacataatcagccacgcccagccattcagcgtcctaaaacagacagcaggcagtctattccggatctaaccacccccacaactagcaccgctaaccagcagacagccattgaaatccaacattcgcaaatattcaacgagataaaatcatttatgcagcctttttccgatactctatcttcggtcagttctcaactgtcggatctagaaaaaagggtgtctgttatggaacagggaaaacaatctacagcgcagtcattaatttcagcatcaaatactgcagcgccgcctacagcttcttccggtccagccctaatttcagccagcgaagcagattcTCCAATATACAACCTTGCTACcgcatctacatacggatcctcctctccaacggcagctagacgtcacactatatctccacaaatcagacgtatcattctcgaaggtaaggacattaatcttgtttcactattaatgacgacttcggaattcttAGACCATAGAGTGgtcgattgtggagaattggcggtaactttaaaatccagagatcccagactgcttaaaaatcttacattaggggagtttgtccttgctttctccatattcagagatgtgttatgctcggtatatcctaaccacagagctgaattggaatcttacgaatattacatcgtggagctgtctgtcagatacggagggactatgttttatgagtatcataaagcattctctgcaaaagcagcagcaatattggcagcagataatcacatcatcaattgggcaaaacctgatccagatctatttaatagaatttttggtggtttaagggctaatgcatgtggggtctgTGCTTCTCGGCTCATTTaacagccctctgccctaaagctgcaattgcatcaacttctaaagcacccggtttcgtcgctaattcatacagatcttcagtacctaatcctatacattcttcagctcccctcgatcaatctacaaggaaagacaaatacgggcacagtatcagattttcaggaggaagacaaatctgcaacaatttcaatactggcttctgttcgaataggcaatgcaattttatccacatgtgcagcaattgcggtgacgctcacgctaatacaatctgccctttaaaacgcaagtgacttcCCCCGATActcaccgtctttactcctataaacatcctggcgttatcatgtaaattacagaatcatcccgacagtaacttaattaattacctgatcgacagattaaaaaatggtttttcaaccggtcttactcaaattccttcttcctcgttccaaagcaaaaatctttattccgCGACTCAAGctccacaatcagtgcagtctctcatcgaaaaagaaattaaaggatttatagtcggtccatttttagctcctccttttccaatatatagaattaatcctatcggcattgccacgaggaaaatctcaggaaaaaagcgtctcattattgatttatcagcaccacgggggtcaagcaccaacagcattaactcattaattccccaagatcaattttcgctgcattacatcactattgcagacgcaatacattcaattaaattagcaggtcgtggttcctggttagcaaaagcagatatatcagacacatttaaagtaatgccaatccatccttctctccgtcacctgttattattattattattattattatttatttcttagcagatgcccttatccagggcgacttacaatcgcaagcaaatacaaatacattcaagtgttacaatacaagtcatacaataagagcaagaaatacaataattttttcaagtgtgacaaaccacaattcaataatacagcagatagtgagagttacatcaggatatgattagatagtgatagttacatcaggatatgattaagtgcaaaatactacaggttaaacacttggcagattacaatattctgaagtacaggattaaatgtagtaaaatagggggcagataagagcaaaataaagcatatttaaatgaagggtgatagtgtcccaggatacaacagagaagttctacaggtgctgtttgaagaggtgagtcttaaggaggcgccggaatgtggtcagggactgggcagtcctgacatctgtagggaggtcattccaccactgcggagcaagggtggagaaggagcgggctcaggaggcaggggagcgtagcggaggtagagccagtcttctagtgcaggcggggcggagaggtcgagtgggggtgtagggagagatgagggtctggaggtagctgggtgcagtctggtcaaggcatctgtaggctagtacaagagtcttgaactggatgcgagcggtgatcgggagccagtggagcgagcggagtagtggagtagcgtggacgaagcgaggcagagagaacaccaggcgggcagcagagttctggatgagctggagcggacgggtggcagacgcagggaggccagccaggagggagttgcagtagtctaggcgggagagtaccagggcctggaccaggagctgggtagcgtagttggtgaggaagggtcggattcttcggatgttgctcaggaagaatcggcaagtgcgtgccagagtggagatgtgctgggaataagagaggcaggggtccagggtgactccaaggttcttagcagaggaagagggagagagtgtggtagattccagaggaagagatagagagatcagaggagggggaggaggagggaaagaaaaggaggtcagatttagagaggttgagtttgaggtgatgcgagtgcatccaggaggaaatagcagacagacaggtagagatacgggaggagatggtggagtcagaggtggggaaggagaggaaaatctgagcatcatcagcatagaaatggtatgagaaaccataggatgcgatgagggggcccagggagcgggtgtagagagagaacaggagaggacccaagactgacccttgggggactccagttgctccacgccaggttacctggtaagtgcggttggagaggtaggaggagaaccaggccagagcagtgccagagatccccaggtcagcaagagatgatagtagaatagagtgatcaacagtgtcaaaggcagcagagaggtcgaggagaattaggacagaggagagagaggcagctcgggcacacttaagtgagttggtgacagacaggagggcggtttcagtggagtgagcagagcggaagccagattggagagggtcaagcagagagtggttggacaggaaagcagagagctggcggtgtacagtccgctcgagggttttggagaggaagggtaggagggagacaggacggtagctctggagggaggtggggtcgagggtgggttttttgaggaggagagtgatagaggcttttttgaaggcagagggaaagatgccagaaagagaggtgttgaggagtgaggagatgaaggggagtagagcaggagcagcagcttgaaagaggtgagtggggagggggtccaaggcacacgtggtgggtttgtgaccctggagcagggaggagaggtcagagtctgagaggggcaagaaggtggagagggagggcgagttagtaggggatgtagtgggtgtaagggttggagcaggagggggtgcgggggagggagaggtgttaaagagtttgcggatatctgagattttagaagagaagaaggaggcaaagtcgtcaggggagatagaggagggaggaggaaggggggagggtttaggagggaggagaaggtagagaatagtttacgtgggttgttagtggaggcttcgattacagattggaaataagcacatttagcagaggagagagtagaggagaaggaggagaggagagtgcggtaaaggtctagggcagcagggagtttggttctcccATTTCTTTTCAgaagatcgcagtgtgattcttgccgagctgagcacagaggagagccagggatggggaggggaggggcgagcaggtcggcaggtgaggggacagagggagtcgagggaggaggtgagtgaggagaagagggtggaggtagcagagtctacggagagttgtgaaaaggagtcgataggagggaggtgagagagagcagtggaggcaaggacagagggggagagagagcagaggttacggcgagaggtgacagtgggggtaggaggagcagggagaggggggagagacagagaaaaagagatgaaatagtgatcagagaggtccaggggggtgacaagaggttggaggggcagcaggccctggagaaggtgaggtccagttgacggccagctttgtgggtaggaggggacggagagagacagaagtcgaaggagtgcaggagagggaggaatccagcagagtggctggggttggagagatggatgttgaagtcacccaacaggacagtcggggtagacagagaggggagggaggagagtagatagtcgagttcatccagaaagtgagtgagaggcccaggggggcggtacagaacaatgagcaggagttgacagggagaggttagttggactgcaagAAATTggtactgacagagagggaggtgagatcggaggggacagaaaagagtaaggagggagagaggagaagacccgtcccacctccccgtccagtgagacacggggtatgggacaggacgtagagagaggacagggcagcaggagtaacagtgttctcaggggacagccaggtttcagtaagagcaaggaaatcgagcgagaggtgggaggcaaaggcagagatgaaatcagctttgttagcagaagagtgacagttccagagtgcaccagagagtgtgcgggagggggggagaggcagagaaatgaggttagaggggttggaggagcagcagcggagggagggcagaggacgaggacgggaggacagaacagggatgtgagagatagtcatagcaggacaagcaagacaaaaggcacagtaggagcagtagggtggaggatacagacctgactcgtagatggcttcttccagagcgctgttaggatCGGATCTATTTCGACCAGTGTCTCAGCGCCGGCCTCCCTtcgctagactcccacagctagactcccggctcttttgttgaggctcttcggttagctggcgcttcgtgctggcgctaaaataagctgcttgaataaatgttacacctgcttggcaaaagaaccaactaaactgtgtggaaaccaatcaaatagcaaaatcaactgctaatccatttagccactcacctggtactaatcacacactaactcagccaattcaaacaccacctaacaatgtcaccaaatgtagttagttacaattactaaaagcaggaacttatctatctgcctctgtccctggttacctggagactgaactaattaccagatgcccacccttaaataactcccttcccttagcaagggaactagctgctaactgctctggagacaatagtttcacacactttgatgggatcacacaactacaggagctgtgtggagaccaattcaaatgcaaactgctctaatcaagttaacccagcCTCCCTGatacaaatttacaaattacaaattaagtactcaaaataagcacactgcctgggataaaatcacacactcctccccaattagaaacaccagataATGATACTaaatagttaatggaaaaattactaggagcaggatcaaatacctatcttgcttcagatgctggttacctgtagactcccacagctagactcccggctcttttgttgaggctcttcggttagctggcgcttcgtgctggcgttaaaataagctgcttgaataaatgttacacctgcttggcaaaagaaccaactaaactgtgtggaaaccaatcaaatagcaaaatcaactgctaatccatttagccactcacctggtactaatcacacactaactcagccaattcaaacaccacctaacaatgtcaccaaatgtagttagttacaattactaaaagcaggaacttatctatctgcctctgtccctggttacctggagactgaactaattaccagatgcccacccttaaataactcccttcccttagcaagggaactagctgctaactgctctggagacaatagtttcacacactttgatgggatcacacaactacaggagctgtgtggagaccaattcaaatgcaaactgctctaat
Encoded proteins:
- the LOC117969360 gene encoding asialoglycoprotein receptor 2-like, with product MRRNLPVDTTQCRILHCRSSTLLRVCCPEKWVQFNGKCYYFSTDKMDWKSSRASCVSMGADLVIIKSEAEQRFLLNEAKAHAGNRYWIGLTDAVTEGAWLWVDGTPLNDKAKYWYGKEPDDWKEDEDSSGQDCADLLYMSDTLKVWSDQSCTQPPNRRICETMAVIIHI